From one Butyricimonas faecihominis genomic stretch:
- a CDS encoding DUF4494 domain-containing protein, with amino-acid sequence MTANWFEAKVKYVKMGEDGKEKKMSELYLLDAMSYTEAESRITENLREMIQGDFYIVGLKKSNITELVESNDGNDDKWFKAKVAIIDADQISGKEKKSHQYYLVAAADIEKALANLQKSLSTYVVPFEISSLTDTNIMDVFPYFSDDAEQEIPSNLKPLGDFEQEAEIDA; translated from the coding sequence ATGACAGCAAATTGGTTTGAAGCGAAGGTAAAATACGTGAAAATGGGCGAGGATGGAAAAGAGAAAAAGATGTCTGAGTTGTATTTGTTAGATGCAATGTCCTACACGGAGGCGGAGAGCCGGATCACGGAAAATCTGCGGGAGATGATCCAAGGGGATTTTTATATCGTGGGGTTGAAGAAATCGAACATCACGGAGTTGGTGGAGTCGAATGACGGGAATGACGATAAATGGTTCAAGGCAAAAGTGGCGATTATTGATGCGGACCAGATCAGTGGTAAGGAGAAAAAATCTCACCAGTATTATTTGGTGGCGGCAGCGGATATTGAGAAGGCGTTGGCTAATTTGCAGAAGAGTTTGTCAACCTACGTGGTGCCTTTCGAGATCAGTTCTCTGACCGATACGAATATCATGGATGTGTTCCCTTATTTCTCGGATGACGCAGAGCAAGAAATCCCGTCCAATTTAAAGCCGCTGGGCGATTTTGAACAAGAGGCAGAGATAGACGCTTAG
- a CDS encoding FimB/Mfa2 family fimbrial subunit: MNTGRLYRDWSQRIGSVLACLFLWSCDVMKEDTDNCGVYLEFIYNYNMEYVDSFDPWVNTVDIFVFDTDERFLFTKHARREELVGGKQMLLADNLPVGHYKILTVGGLTNHFRVSDVRGNALSPGETMLEDVRIALERISQTVSHEFSPLWIGKTIEIDYKADRGVYPVSLVKNTNHFHVLLAEVGGSSAGRADRPAFIFEILTPEGAVYGHDNVPRVQEPVTYMPYSLMAGEGPEVLSGGHVNTVRLLYDEDYDYKLIVYDTRTGLRAWDYDLMKLLESRKPMLRPDGSTLPVQEFLDRQSEWRLVILYKEGENPSGFVALSIEVNGWIVWRNDIEV; the protein is encoded by the coding sequence ATGAACACGGGAAGGTTATATCGGGATTGGAGCCAAAGGATAGGAAGCGTGCTGGCGTGCTTGTTTCTGTGGTCATGCGACGTGATGAAGGAAGATACGGACAACTGTGGCGTGTACTTGGAATTTATCTATAATTATAATATGGAATATGTCGACTCGTTCGATCCGTGGGTCAACACGGTTGACATATTCGTGTTTGATACTGATGAGCGTTTTCTTTTTACGAAACATGCCCGGCGGGAAGAACTCGTCGGGGGAAAGCAAATGTTGCTGGCTGATAATCTACCCGTGGGACACTACAAGATCTTGACCGTGGGAGGTTTGACCAATCATTTCCGGGTATCGGATGTGCGGGGGAATGCGCTTTCCCCGGGCGAAACGATGTTAGAGGACGTGCGGATCGCTTTAGAACGGATCTCTCAGACCGTGTCTCATGAATTTTCCCCTTTGTGGATCGGGAAAACGATAGAGATTGATTATAAAGCGGATCGGGGCGTGTACCCGGTGTCTTTGGTTAAAAATACGAATCATTTTCACGTGTTACTAGCTGAAGTGGGTGGTAGTAGTGCGGGACGTGCGGACCGTCCCGCTTTTATTTTTGAAATCCTGACACCCGAGGGAGCGGTCTACGGACATGATAACGTTCCCCGGGTGCAGGAACCCGTGACTTACATGCCCTATTCCCTGATGGCGGGCGAGGGGCCGGAAGTCTTGTCAGGAGGCCACGTGAATACGGTTAGGCTACTTTACGATGAGGATTACGATTATAAACTGATCGTCTATGATACACGGACCGGATTGCGGGCATGGGATTATGATTTGATGAAACTCTTGGAGTCGAGAAAACCGATGCTGCGTCCGGACGGGAGTACGCTCCCCGTGCAGGAATTTCTCGACCGGCAAAGCGAGTGGCGTTTGGTGATCCTGTACAAAGAGGGGGAAAACCCGTCCGGTTTCGTGGCTTTGAGTATTGAGGTCAACGGGTGGATCGTTTGGCGTAATGACATAGAGGTTTGA
- a CDS encoding TlpA disulfide reductase family protein, with protein sequence MRYLCFKYVNISVVLILLFIGGGCEKSDNYKITGMLYGFADNTKVSLTLAATHQDEKKEMETTVQDGKFTFVGKLVEPRYYMLTIEEPTGVRGTYGFMLENSDITFSAVRGEQQEGRPYVELKDVQLKGSVTDQIFREKMAFREKLDQMFVDYREAHAGTIKKISELRKNGDRKVITDFMQTDDYKNLVKAEREAFQTIEKVIHDSVAANGDSFWGPLLLLNNRAYFSSNDTEAKELFNGFSEEAKNSFYGQALKKQIFPKTLKGKSVPEFSLPDRNEKVYSMKELSKGKKCVLIDFWASWCGPCRKSIPFLKKMYQDLVDQGLEIISISIDKSNADWLKALDEEQLPWPCLIDTENVFAEKFDGRAIPMFILVDENGIVVEDNLRDQALKNKIEELIRNK encoded by the coding sequence ATGAGATATTTGTGTTTTAAGTATGTTAATATATCTGTTGTTCTTATCCTGTTATTTATTGGAGGAGGATGTGAGAAATCTGACAACTATAAAATCACCGGAATGCTCTATGGTTTTGCCGACAATACGAAAGTTAGCCTGACATTGGCAGCCACGCATCAAGATGAGAAAAAGGAGATGGAAACAACTGTACAGGATGGGAAATTCACATTTGTAGGAAAATTGGTGGAACCTCGTTATTATATGTTGACAATCGAAGAACCGACAGGAGTACGGGGTACTTACGGGTTTATGCTGGAAAATAGTGATATTACTTTTTCTGCGGTGAGAGGGGAACAACAAGAAGGAAGGCCATACGTGGAACTGAAAGATGTTCAATTGAAAGGCTCTGTGACGGATCAAATCTTCAGAGAGAAGATGGCTTTTCGTGAAAAGTTAGATCAAATGTTTGTCGATTATCGGGAGGCACATGCAGGGACGATAAAGAAAATATCGGAATTAAGGAAAAATGGAGATCGAAAAGTGATAACTGATTTTATGCAGACAGATGATTATAAGAATCTGGTGAAAGCTGAAAGAGAGGCTTTCCAAACGATTGAAAAAGTCATTCATGATAGCGTGGCGGCAAACGGAGATTCATTTTGGGGACCTCTTTTGTTGCTGAATAACAGGGCTTATTTCTCGTCAAATGATACAGAAGCTAAGGAACTATTCAATGGTTTTTCGGAAGAGGCGAAGAATAGTTTTTACGGTCAGGCTTTGAAGAAACAAATATTTCCCAAGACTTTGAAAGGAAAGTCAGTTCCGGAATTTTCTTTACCTGATCGGAATGAAAAGGTATATTCAATGAAAGAATTGAGTAAGGGAAAGAAATGCGTATTGATTGATTTTTGGGCTTCGTGGTGTGGACCTTGTCGCAAGTCGATTCCATTCTTGAAGAAAATGTATCAGGACCTTGTTGATCAAGGATTGGAGATAATCAGTATTTCAATCGATAAGAGTAATGCTGATTGGTTGAAAGCTCTTGACGAAGAACAATTACCTTGGCCTTGTTTAATTGATACGGAAAATGTTTTTGCAGAAAAGTTTGACGGTAGGGCGATCCCGATGTTTATTTTGGTGGATGAAAATGGTATTGTCGTTGAAGATAATCTTCGTGATCAGGCTTTAAAAAATAAAATTGAAGAGTTGATTCGGAATAAATAA
- a CDS encoding PKD-like family lipoprotein — MKKYTSIKVIILLFVFGLTACLDDEGNYNYADLGNFYVDTVGIQHTYTIKQFSSFALTPKFIYDGDKSVLKYKWELYKSDEPYIGPSSYGTGYSHDYTRDDYPDYTISTERELDVKIEAIPGAYYLVFTATDTTSGLKTTMDWRLTVEGVIGSGLAVLYKNAGRSDIDIVYSPLFNGSLTETSYNRNTYSTVNPTRPLTGEPKELVSAIYASYDLYYLYMTSGEDVVRLSSIDMSIADEFDGLFAGKIPAVKDLNGIFVRNYNTFFINNGVAYKANSGGLQLTPMAMKNDDYYAVAGNTTWQVNSLFYDGLHRRFIFSKMWSAEIDPVINSAAHFDFGNVGKDLIHWSNGYWQSDNQINYCFFKNPVDDGKRYMYVFVADKSTASAYTSKCAMDISACPDIALANSFATGERGPVVFYATDANVYRMNYNVDDATSSATAVWTPAAGEVITRIEFFKNAGLNLENSTKDKYLLVATYNSSGKGKIYVIESDISSGVLGAEPVAVYEFDGRIADFDFIAQ; from the coding sequence ATGAAAAAATATACATCGATAAAAGTTATTATTCTGTTGTTTGTCTTCGGACTAACGGCATGTTTGGATGACGAGGGAAATTATAATTATGCCGACCTCGGAAATTTTTACGTGGATACGGTGGGGATACAACATACGTATACGATCAAGCAATTTAGTTCTTTCGCGTTGACACCCAAGTTTATTTATGATGGGGATAAAAGTGTACTCAAGTATAAATGGGAACTCTACAAATCGGATGAGCCATATATAGGGCCTTCGTCATACGGAACCGGTTATTCACATGATTATACACGTGATGACTATCCGGATTACACGATTTCGACCGAGAGAGAATTGGACGTGAAGATCGAGGCAATACCGGGTGCGTATTATTTGGTATTTACAGCTACTGATACGACGAGTGGATTGAAAACCACAATGGATTGGCGATTGACGGTAGAGGGTGTGATTGGTTCCGGGTTAGCTGTATTATATAAAAATGCAGGGAGAAGTGATATTGATATTGTGTACTCTCCGCTATTTAATGGTTCGTTAACAGAGACCTCTTATAATCGTAATACTTATTCTACGGTAAATCCCACCCGCCCGCTTACCGGAGAACCAAAAGAATTGGTGAGTGCAATATATGCTTCTTATGATCTTTATTATTTATATATGACATCCGGGGAGGACGTGGTTCGTCTTTCGTCAATAGATATGAGTATTGCAGATGAGTTTGATGGACTTTTTGCCGGGAAGATTCCTGCTGTTAAAGATCTGAACGGAATTTTTGTTCGTAACTATAATACTTTCTTTATCAATAACGGTGTGGCTTATAAAGCGAATTCGGGAGGTTTACAGTTAACGCCGATGGCCATGAAAAATGATGATTATTATGCAGTGGCCGGAAATACAACTTGGCAAGTGAATTCGTTGTTTTACGATGGTCTGCATCGTCGGTTTATTTTCTCCAAAATGTGGAGTGCTGAAATTGACCCGGTTATTAATTCGGCTGCACATTTTGATTTTGGTAACGTGGGAAAGGATTTGATTCATTGGTCAAACGGTTATTGGCAAAGTGACAATCAGATAAATTATTGTTTCTTCAAAAATCCCGTTGACGACGGCAAACGTTATATGTATGTATTTGTTGCGGATAAATCGACAGCCAGTGCCTATACTTCTAAGTGTGCGATGGATATAAGTGCTTGTCCGGACATCGCTTTGGCCAATAGTTTTGCGACGGGGGAACGTGGTCCGGTTGTTTTTTATGCTACTGACGCTAACGTATATCGAATGAATTACAATGTGGATGACGCAACTTCAAGTGCAACTGCAGTTTGGACTCCTGCTGCCGGGGAAGTGATTACACGCATCGAATTTTTCAAGAATGCAGGTTTGAATCTGGAAAATAGTACAAAGGATAAGTATTTGCTTGTGGCAACTTACAACTCGTCGGGTAAAGGTAAAATTTATGTGATCGAGTCGGATATTTCCAGTGGGGTACTCGGTGCGGAGCCGGTTGCCGTGTATGAATTTGACGGTCGTATTGCCGATTTTGATTTTATAGCTCAATAA
- a CDS encoding TlpA family protein disulfide reductase: MKSIVLTILYIVLALCAMAQRPMNENQKKALEAQKAGGETLARFKSELLYKLKGKEESVYSDVAQCFYYLGMEATFDSIQNVIVKKFPHGVLARNRYLNTYIYSEMNPEKQEVLFKKWMKRFPPEKLGESIVYDYARSSVAGTYARNGNWQKAKEYIDRIVTKGWLGEPCSVVAGALSKCGDMEHALMFYKLAVDNCEQLQKEGDKASFAIAMRGYPSYLSNYATACYEAGLHSEALATMEKMPPHRRDKSYALLMAEAGRPLESFLCLADMIKAGQADEEVNHKIEELYIQLNGSEKGCDTYIGRLRKARADQRNEEIIKSMISRSAPDFTLPDAEGKVVKLADLRGKVVVLDFWATWCGPCKRSFPAMQKTVEKYRDDPNVVFLFIHTWEKENNATEEAVKYLKDNDYSFRLLMDLKDPKTKANEVVKSYGVTGIPSKFVIDPQGQIRFHVTGAAGSDDEIVAELSQMIEMAREKKN, from the coding sequence ATGAAAAGTATTGTATTGACGATATTATATATCGTTTTGGCTTTGTGTGCTATGGCTCAGCGGCCGATGAATGAAAATCAGAAAAAAGCGTTAGAGGCTCAAAAAGCCGGAGGCGAGACGTTGGCTCGTTTTAAATCGGAACTTCTTTATAAGCTTAAAGGAAAAGAGGAAAGTGTCTATTCGGACGTGGCACAGTGTTTCTATTATTTGGGAATGGAGGCTACATTTGATTCAATACAAAATGTGATTGTAAAAAAATTCCCTCATGGGGTTTTAGCCAGAAATCGCTATTTAAACACCTATATCTACTCGGAAATGAATCCGGAGAAACAAGAGGTATTATTCAAAAAATGGATGAAACGTTTTCCTCCGGAAAAATTGGGAGAAAGTATCGTGTATGATTATGCCCGGAGTAGCGTGGCGGGAACATACGCGAGAAATGGTAATTGGCAAAAGGCAAAGGAGTATATTGATAGGATCGTTACGAAGGGATGGTTGGGAGAACCGTGTTCTGTGGTTGCGGGTGCTTTAAGTAAATGCGGGGATATGGAACATGCTCTTATGTTTTACAAGCTTGCCGTGGATAACTGCGAACAATTGCAAAAAGAGGGTGATAAGGCAAGTTTTGCCATCGCGATGAGAGGTTATCCCTCGTATTTGTCTAATTATGCAACAGCTTGTTACGAGGCGGGTTTGCATTCAGAGGCGTTAGCGACTATGGAAAAAATGCCTCCCCATAGACGTGATAAATCTTACGCTTTGTTAATGGCAGAAGCCGGACGACCGTTGGAATCATTTTTGTGTTTAGCGGATATGATCAAAGCGGGACAGGCAGACGAAGAAGTGAACCATAAAATAGAGGAACTTTATATACAACTAAACGGTAGTGAGAAAGGGTGTGATACTTATATCGGAAGATTGCGGAAAGCTCGTGCTGATCAACGAAACGAGGAAATCATTAAGAGTATGATTTCCCGGTCTGCCCCGGATTTCACATTGCCTGATGCGGAGGGAAAGGTTGTAAAACTTGCAGACTTGCGTGGAAAAGTTGTCGTGTTGGATTTTTGGGCTACTTGGTGCGGCCCGTGTAAGCGTTCGTTCCCAGCGATGCAAAAGACCGTAGAGAAATATCGAGATGATCCGAATGTGGTATTTTTGTTCATCCACACGTGGGAAAAAGAGAACAATGCGACTGAAGAGGCCGTGAAATATTTGAAAGATAACGATTATTCGTTTCGTTTGTTGATGGATTTAAAAGACCCGAAAACGAAAGCGAATGAAGTCGTGAAGAGTTATGGCGTAACCGGGATTCCTTCAAAATTTGTGATCGATCCACAAGGACAAATCCGGTTTCACGTGACTGGGGCTGCAGGGAGTGATGATGAGATCGTGGCCGAATTATCTCAAATGATAGAGATGGCACGTGAAAAAAAGAATTAA
- a CDS encoding DUF4843 domain-containing protein, producing MKIFKYVILGAILMTLFACENEKNTFSDNPSIYIGGDKEQNATADSVIFSFKKYDDAVQSYDLNLMVYVTGVVSDRARTFVLEVLEDGTNVSSNDYTLGDMEIPAGAYYATLPVTVKRKVEGMDLSEQVASLTVRVKANENFEEGPEENAVYKFVWCDYLIQPAWWQSGFTNVAGPFTQARYKFILDYYGDVDLFELGMIDPNSGRSDDDNKLYAFIAELIDLLNEYNATHDEPYMNDNGDPLEIGTGLTN from the coding sequence ATGAAAATATTTAAATATGTAATTCTTGGTGCGATATTGATGACCCTGTTCGCCTGCGAGAATGAGAAAAATACTTTCAGCGATAATCCGTCAATTTACATTGGAGGTGATAAAGAACAGAATGCAACGGCAGACTCCGTTATCTTCTCGTTCAAAAAATATGATGATGCGGTACAATCTTATGATTTGAATCTGATGGTTTATGTAACCGGGGTGGTTTCTGATAGAGCGCGTACTTTTGTTTTAGAAGTGTTGGAGGACGGAACGAATGTTTCTTCCAACGATTACACGTTGGGAGATATGGAGATCCCTGCTGGAGCTTATTATGCGACGTTGCCTGTCACGGTAAAACGTAAGGTGGAGGGTATGGACCTTTCTGAACAAGTAGCTTCGTTGACTGTTCGGGTAAAGGCAAATGAGAATTTTGAGGAAGGACCGGAAGAAAATGCTGTTTATAAATTTGTTTGGTGTGATTATTTGATTCAACCGGCTTGGTGGCAGTCTGGTTTTACGAACGTTGCAGGTCCTTTCACTCAAGCACGTTATAAATTTATCTTGGATTATTACGGTGATGTGGATTTGTTCGAGTTGGGCATGATTGATCCGAATTCCGGTCGTTCGGATGATGATAATAAGTTATATGCTTTTATTGCAGAATTGATCGATTTATTGAACGAGTACAATGCTACTCACGATGAACCTTATATGAATGATAACGGGGATCCGCTAGAAATCGGAACGGGTTTAACGAATTAA
- a CDS encoding Mfa1 family fimbria major subunit (Members of this family are fimbrial shaft proteins (major subunit proteins), found in the Bacteriodetes. The family is named for Mfa1 from Porphyromonas gingivalis, and is related to but distinct from the family of FimA from the species.), giving the protein MKNRMVLMLTLAAIVFVGCVNEKEDKSPVDGGVADVAYISLQVKTEKNEARSSGENAGMNESDLKTLYLITFDETEKVVGIPKTTEYYTKIENAASKPDAIKISAASEKLLVIANPGDKLLDVIENINDRTTFSTINAAVKEVTMAEITDKVDAIAKGFTMINSGNESGKQAGDKITDPLISLVGKIQVVSKDLKEENAIEEAEKEGNRVDVKIERLASKVELKLKGDNNDNVVVEPTGATFTFKNWTLDVVNSTFYPFAEKTLLTVIHSSGGSYVSNFYTKDPNFTDATGIVNASVNQTTYEPELVAPYSWMAAANGIYCIENTMNDNAQIFENATRVVIKGIYYPENHVGTGDWFSFAGKTYANFDDLKAAYNASDAGPNLKAACEAMYSSIRSYADKHSDVNLSGTSFKTLETSDLAQVKNGGEVLKNGKTPVIQWYQEGLCYYYYEIRHDNDTDEHMAFGKYGVVRNNWYKLTLGLVKGPGTPWFPDIDNPGPGDPDPDDPIDTSTGYLGITVEVAPWIIWENEIDI; this is encoded by the coding sequence ATGAAAAATAGAATGGTTCTAATGTTAACACTGGCGGCGATCGTTTTTGTCGGTTGTGTGAATGAGAAGGAAGATAAGTCGCCGGTAGATGGCGGAGTGGCTGACGTGGCTTACATTTCTCTTCAAGTTAAAACAGAAAAAAACGAGGCTCGCTCCTCGGGTGAAAACGCGGGTATGAATGAAAGTGATTTGAAGACTCTCTACTTGATAACTTTCGACGAAACGGAAAAAGTGGTCGGTATACCCAAGACGACAGAGTATTATACCAAGATCGAGAATGCCGCTTCGAAACCGGATGCCATCAAAATCTCGGCGGCCTCTGAAAAGCTACTGGTGATAGCCAATCCGGGAGATAAACTGTTGGATGTGATTGAAAATATCAATGATCGAACCACCTTCTCCACGATAAATGCGGCAGTGAAAGAGGTTACCATGGCGGAGATTACAGATAAGGTGGACGCTATCGCCAAGGGGTTCACGATGATCAACAGCGGGAATGAGAGTGGGAAACAAGCTGGGGATAAAATTACCGATCCGTTGATTAGTCTTGTCGGTAAAATTCAAGTGGTGTCGAAGGACCTGAAAGAAGAGAATGCTATTGAAGAGGCCGAGAAAGAGGGTAACCGGGTCGACGTGAAAATTGAACGTCTGGCCTCTAAAGTGGAGTTGAAACTTAAAGGGGATAATAATGATAACGTCGTTGTTGAACCTACCGGGGCGACCTTCACGTTTAAAAACTGGACACTTGACGTGGTGAACAGTACGTTCTATCCTTTTGCCGAGAAAACCCTACTTACCGTGATTCATTCGTCCGGGGGAAGTTACGTCAGTAATTTTTATACCAAGGACCCGAATTTCACGGATGCCACGGGGATCGTGAATGCCTCGGTCAACCAGACGACGTATGAACCGGAACTGGTTGCCCCTTACTCTTGGATGGCGGCTGCAAACGGAATTTATTGCATCGAGAACACGATGAATGACAATGCCCAGATATTCGAGAATGCCACCCGTGTCGTGATCAAAGGGATATATTATCCTGAAAATCATGTCGGGACAGGAGATTGGTTTAGTTTTGCTGGTAAAACGTATGCTAATTTTGATGACCTGAAAGCGGCGTACAATGCCAGTGACGCGGGGCCTAACCTGAAGGCCGCCTGCGAGGCCATGTACTCTAGCATACGATCTTATGCGGATAAGCATAGTGATGTGAATCTTAGCGGGACATCGTTTAAAACCTTGGAAACATCCGATTTGGCGCAGGTTAAGAATGGAGGGGAAGTCCTTAAAAATGGGAAAACCCCGGTTATCCAGTGGTATCAAGAAGGCCTCTGTTACTATTATTACGAGATTCGTCATGATAATGATACTGATGAACACATGGCTTTCGGGAAATATGGTGTCGTGCGAAATAACTGGTATAAGTTGACCTTGGGTTTAGTGAAAGGTCCCGGTACACCTTGGTTCCCGGATATTGATAATCCCGGTCCCGGCGATCCCGATCCGGATGATCCTATCGATACTTCTACCGGGTATTTGGGAATCACCGTGGAGGTCGCACCGTGGATTATCTGGGAAAACGAGATCGATATTTAG
- a CDS encoding protein-disulfide reductase DsbD domain-containing protein, with protein MKIILLGLLFLLCFDLQAGIRKSKLKVLYVGGSSDVYANINRGKVDSVLLLEGAKKRTVAFEKLLKQYFKYVTAIDAKDYQPVLSEDYDVTVMDGLPQPIVPPTMQEDPFGRFYGEKREGYLPQDFDRPMLLIAELSSLIGARLGLKTDWCCLCLDADAHHIRTEHPMFKGPFPVKMSMVMKPTPESAKSIAKSEGEVVPDSILMWRVQKEGYTTKAIRPGMISKSAGFLDSPDVEFISGGVSAKGLEEVAIGRHGNFLHWGFSASPEEMTEEAKSVFANAIVYISQFAGQAPIARKFNPFIVTEKHLKSTILRATRAAYEERVSTLKRIGKEESTYGEYLKSMFPELYFSFGTDEKAYKDYYMNNAGYFMPRPGRVSFLLDEDARSLGISNHDIRLLDEAIRLLEEGTDVAKGHRLLKRYTLCRFETPAEWRTWFETNKSRLFFTESGGWFFLVNTRDKNVPGNDYRVLCTESIKEPIEEKTLKEEDTDEKEPVKVQAFTKKMSNGNRLITIRMKIHPGYRIYTQVDKSDPYLPTTITFVLPKGVEKVGELKRPLGRAYNGTRTVVVEEEAIFTQEVLGTGNVTCVIEYQSCNDQMCMPPAELSLIVQ; from the coding sequence ATGAAAATAATTCTATTAGGCTTGTTATTTCTGTTATGTTTTGATTTGCAGGCAGGGATAAGGAAAAGTAAACTGAAAGTGCTTTATGTTGGAGGATCTTCGGACGTGTACGCTAATATAAACAGAGGCAAGGTGGATTCTGTATTATTGTTGGAAGGGGCTAAAAAACGGACTGTGGCCTTCGAAAAACTGCTGAAACAATATTTTAAATATGTAACGGCTATTGATGCGAAAGACTACCAGCCAGTGTTGTCTGAGGATTACGATGTTACCGTGATGGACGGATTGCCTCAACCGATAGTTCCTCCGACTATGCAAGAAGATCCCTTTGGACGGTTTTACGGGGAGAAAAGAGAAGGATATTTACCACAGGATTTTGATCGACCCATGTTGTTGATTGCAGAATTGAGTAGTTTAATTGGTGCTCGTCTTGGGTTGAAAACGGACTGGTGCTGTCTGTGCTTGGATGCTGATGCTCATCACATACGTACAGAACATCCTATGTTTAAAGGACCATTCCCCGTTAAAATGAGTATGGTAATGAAACCTACACCGGAAAGTGCTAAATCTATTGCGAAATCCGAAGGAGAGGTCGTGCCTGATTCCATTTTGATGTGGCGAGTGCAAAAAGAAGGATATACAACGAAAGCCATACGCCCGGGGATGATCTCCAAGTCTGCCGGTTTTCTGGATTCTCCTGATGTAGAATTTATTTCAGGTGGCGTGTCTGCAAAAGGCTTGGAGGAAGTGGCCATCGGACGACATGGGAATTTCTTGCATTGGGGATTTTCAGCCTCACCGGAAGAGATGACGGAGGAGGCAAAATCAGTATTTGCCAACGCGATTGTCTATATTTCCCAATTTGCAGGACAGGCCCCGATAGCTAGGAAGTTCAATCCGTTTATCGTGACCGAGAAACACTTAAAATCAACGATTTTACGGGCAACTCGTGCTGCGTACGAAGAGCGGGTTTCTACATTAAAAAGGATCGGGAAAGAAGAATCGACTTATGGAGAGTATTTAAAAAGTATGTTCCCGGAATTGTATTTTTCATTTGGTACGGATGAAAAAGCGTACAAGGATTATTATATGAATAATGCTGGTTATTTTATGCCTCGACCGGGCCGGGTCTCTTTTCTTTTGGATGAGGATGCAAGAAGTCTGGGAATCTCTAATCATGACATTCGTCTTTTAGATGAGGCGATCCGTTTGTTGGAAGAGGGAACAGACGTGGCGAAAGGACACCGTTTGTTAAAAAGATACACGCTTTGTCGTTTCGAGACTCCGGCAGAATGGCGTACTTGGTTTGAAACAAATAAATCTCGCTTATTTTTTACGGAATCCGGAGGATGGTTCTTTTTAGTAAACACTCGGGATAAAAATGTGCCGGGAAACGATTATCGTGTTTTGTGTACGGAATCAATTAAAGAACCCATCGAGGAAAAAACGTTGAAAGAAGAGGATACGGATGAAAAGGAACCTGTAAAAGTACAGGCTTTCACAAAGAAAATGTCGAATGGGAATCGGTTGATTACAATTCGGATGAAAATCCATCCGGGATATCGAATTTATACCCAAGTGGATAAAAGTGATCCTTATCTTCCCACGACAATAACTTTTGTTTTACCGAAAGGAGTTGAAAAGGTGGGAGAGTTAAAGCGACCTTTAGGACGGGCGTATAATGGTACCAGAACTGTTGTCGTGGAAGAAGAGGCGATATTTACTCAAGAAGTTCTAGGAACGGGGAACGTGACTTGTGTCATTGAATACCAAAGTTGTAATGATCAAATGTGTATGCCGCCTGCAGAGCTAAGTTTAATTGTACAATAA